In a genomic window of Primulina huaijiensis isolate GDHJ02 chromosome 10, ASM1229523v2, whole genome shotgun sequence:
- the LOC140985825 gene encoding uncharacterized protein isoform X1, with amino-acid sequence MANLYDTGNKCCSSSSPVEPDDISLFLQQFLLRSSGNVVVENREAGVGIVSGSGSGLIPASDLCSGLNLPAGGCFPVGAVVNVASSSVGTLDNDPDDYDCESEEAIEASIEETAPNPRHQRNSSKRSRAAEVHNLSEKRRRSRINEKMKALQNLIPNSNKTDKASMLDEAIEYLKQLQLQVQMLTVRNGLSMYPICLPGMLHPNQIPQIRPDSYEGTRSLNTNMTKAVPIDQETSTEAILSLQNDGVEGMPVSDFSTMINSRTSFQTDSSIRSNFGPIQLLKSSSEICQEEVLDFKHRIEDCLPSTMTAYRVSSEGNTFVPFEAQPSNINSNAVELSCFPREDLLGSSMNLSCLVNNTTFSPHFTGSHDEIRMRSGIGKLEGHEFCFDGSS; translated from the exons ATGGCCAATCTTTATGATACTGGAAACAAGTGTtgttcatcttcttctcctGTGGAGCCTGATGACATTTCACTTTTTCTCCAGCAATTTCTACTCCGTTCTTCTGGTAATGTTGTGGTGGAGAATCGTGAAGCCGGGGTCGGTATtgtttcgggttcgggttcgggtctgATTCCTGCGTCCGATTTGTGTTCCGGTTTGAACTTGCCGGCAGGGGGTTGTTTCCCGGTAGGCGCGGTGGTGAATGTCGCGTCTTCTTCTGTTGGGACGCTGGATAACGATCCAGATGATTATGACTGCGAAAGCGAG GAAGCCATTGAAGCATCGATAGAAGAAACAGCGCCAAATCCAAGACACCAGAGAAATTCATCCAAGAGAAGCAGAGCTGCTGAAGTTCATAATCTTTCAGAAAAA AGGAGGAGAAGCAGAATTAATGAGAAAATGAAGGCATTGCAAAATCTGATACCGAATTCGAACAAG ACGGATAAGGCTTCGATGCTTGATGAAGCGATCGAGTACCTCAAGCAGCTTCAGCTCCAAGTACAA ATGCTAACAGTGCGAAATGGATTAAGTATGTACCCTATCTGCCTTCCTGGGATGCTGCATCCGAATCAAATCCCTCAAATTAGACCAGACAGCTACGAGGGAACTAGATCCTTAAACACGAACATGACAAAAGCAGTTCCCATTGATCAAGAGACTTCGACTGAAGCCATACTCAGTCTACAAAATGACGGTGTTGAAGGGATGCCAGTTTCCGACTTCTCAACCATGATCAATTCAAGAACATCTTTTCAAACGGATTCATCAATCCGGTCAAATTTTGGACCAATTCAGTTGCTCAAATCTTCGTCG GAAATTTGTCAGGAGGAGGTTCTGGATTTTAAACATCGAATCGAGGATTGCCTTCCAAGTACTATGACAG CCTATCGAGTAAGTTCTGAAGGAAACACTTTCGTTCCATTCGAAGCACAACCATCCAATATCAATTCAAATGCGGTAGAGCTCTCATGCTTCCCCAGAGAAGACCTTTTAGGCAGCAGCATGAACCTATCGTGTTTGGTTAACAACACAACTTTTTCGCCACATTTTACTGG CTCACATGATGAAATCAGGATGCGTAGCGGTATTGGTAAATTGGAAGGCCATGAATTCTGTTTTGATGGTTCAAGTTAG
- the LOC140985825 gene encoding uncharacterized protein isoform X2 → MANLYDTGNKCCSSSSPVEPDDISLFLQQFLLRSSGNVVVENREAGVGIVSGSGSGLIPASDLCSGLNLPAGGCFPVGAVVNVASSSVGTLDNDPDDYDCESEEAIEASIEETAPNPRHQRNSSKRSRAAEVHNLSEKRRRSRINEKMKALQNLIPNSNKTDKASMLDEAIEYLKQLQLQVQMLTVRNGLSMYPICLPGMLHPNQIPQIRPDSYEGTRSLNTNMTKAVPIDQETSTEAILSLQNDGVEGMPVSDFSTMINSRTSFQTDSSIRSNFGPIQLLKSSSEEVLDFKHRIEDCLPSTMTAYRVSSEGNTFVPFEAQPSNINSNAVELSCFPREDLLGSSMNLSCLVNNTTFSPHFTGSHDEIRMRSGIGKLEGHEFCFDGSS, encoded by the exons ATGGCCAATCTTTATGATACTGGAAACAAGTGTtgttcatcttcttctcctGTGGAGCCTGATGACATTTCACTTTTTCTCCAGCAATTTCTACTCCGTTCTTCTGGTAATGTTGTGGTGGAGAATCGTGAAGCCGGGGTCGGTATtgtttcgggttcgggttcgggtctgATTCCTGCGTCCGATTTGTGTTCCGGTTTGAACTTGCCGGCAGGGGGTTGTTTCCCGGTAGGCGCGGTGGTGAATGTCGCGTCTTCTTCTGTTGGGACGCTGGATAACGATCCAGATGATTATGACTGCGAAAGCGAG GAAGCCATTGAAGCATCGATAGAAGAAACAGCGCCAAATCCAAGACACCAGAGAAATTCATCCAAGAGAAGCAGAGCTGCTGAAGTTCATAATCTTTCAGAAAAA AGGAGGAGAAGCAGAATTAATGAGAAAATGAAGGCATTGCAAAATCTGATACCGAATTCGAACAAG ACGGATAAGGCTTCGATGCTTGATGAAGCGATCGAGTACCTCAAGCAGCTTCAGCTCCAAGTACAA ATGCTAACAGTGCGAAATGGATTAAGTATGTACCCTATCTGCCTTCCTGGGATGCTGCATCCGAATCAAATCCCTCAAATTAGACCAGACAGCTACGAGGGAACTAGATCCTTAAACACGAACATGACAAAAGCAGTTCCCATTGATCAAGAGACTTCGACTGAAGCCATACTCAGTCTACAAAATGACGGTGTTGAAGGGATGCCAGTTTCCGACTTCTCAACCATGATCAATTCAAGAACATCTTTTCAAACGGATTCATCAATCCGGTCAAATTTTGGACCAATTCAGTTGCTCAAATCTTCGTCG GAGGAGGTTCTGGATTTTAAACATCGAATCGAGGATTGCCTTCCAAGTACTATGACAG CCTATCGAGTAAGTTCTGAAGGAAACACTTTCGTTCCATTCGAAGCACAACCATCCAATATCAATTCAAATGCGGTAGAGCTCTCATGCTTCCCCAGAGAAGACCTTTTAGGCAGCAGCATGAACCTATCGTGTTTGGTTAACAACACAACTTTTTCGCCACATTTTACTGG CTCACATGATGAAATCAGGATGCGTAGCGGTATTGGTAAATTGGAAGGCCATGAATTCTGTTTTGATGGTTCAAGTTAG
- the LOC140986281 gene encoding OVARIAN TUMOR DOMAIN-containing deubiquitinating enzyme 7-like isoform X1, whose product MAKGKHRTINSNKIPHRKKRGRETDVSELRAELDVLGLKIILVTPDGNCFFRALADQLEGNEDKHEKYRNMVVRFIKNNREMFEPFLEDEVPFDEYCRSMAQEGNWAGHVELQAASLATHRNICIHRHRSPRWHAQNFDVREAPQIHLSYHDGEHYNSVRLKEDTCSGPARPIFIEDNTGLSAKSNKADVVCTVPEKEGGENILQEKSSNIVNATKAQQALNVGGDIVAELLTPEQESGDHMFADLVVDSPYDEHQDMNCVQQELRVEHKALEHDLSSNDVERVCSMNSPRANQKKFFKNKACLHGLKKKHKSCCRSVAGKSEDFPCRTDEHRKNWKDRKPGQKGAASVANSIQCNGRSPDLGGSLCP is encoded by the exons ATGGCCAAAGGAAAGCATCGAACAATAAATTCTAATAAGATACCCCAT AGAAAAAAGCGCGGAAGAGAAACGGATGTATCTGAACTGCGGGCTGAGCTTGATGTTTTGGGTTTGAAAATCATTCTGGTTACCCCAGATGGTAACTGTTTCTTCag GGCATTGGCTGATCAGTTGGAGGGGAATGAGGACAAGCATGAGAAGTATCGAAATATGGTAGTTCGATTTATtaag AACAATCGTGAAATGTTTGAGCCCTTTCTTGAAGACGAAGTTCCATTTGATGAATATTGTCGGTCCATGGCCCAGGAAGGCAATTGGGCAGGACATGTGGAGTTGCAAGCAGCTTCTCTTGCCACTCATAGAAACATATGCATTCACAGA CATAGGTCACCTCGTTGGCATGCACAAAATTTTGATGTACGTGAAGCTCCACAGATTCACCT TTCTTATCATGATGGAGAGCATTATAATAGTGTGCGTTTAAAGGAGGATACTTGCTCTGGACCAGCTAGGCCAATATTTATCGAG GACAACACAGGTCTTTCAGCGAAATCTAATAAAGCAGATGTAGTTTGCACAGTTCCAGAAAAGGAAGGTGGTGAAAATATATTACAGGAGAAATCCAGTAACATTGTAAATGCTACAAAAGCACAGCAG GCTTTAAATGTGGGAGGTGACATTGTAGCCGAATTGCTTACTCCAGAACAAGAATCTGGAGATCATATGTTTGCTGATTTAGTTGTAGATAGTCCTTACG ATGAACATCAGGATATGAACTGTGTACAGCAGGAACTAAGAGTTGAACACAAGGCACTTGAACATGATTTATCTAGCAATGATGTGGAAAGAGTCTGCAGTATGAATAGCCCACGTGCTAATCAGAAG aaattttttaaaaataaggccTGTCTACATGGTTTGAAAAAGAAACACAAGTCATGTTGCAGATCTGTTGCGGGAAAATCTGAAGATTTCCCAT GCCGAACTGATGAACATAGGAAGAATTGGAAAGACAGAAAGCCGGGTCAAAAAGGTGCAGCATCTGTTGCGAATTCCATTCAGTGTAATGGACGATCACCTGATTTGGGCGGTTCACTATGCCCTTAG
- the LOC140986281 gene encoding OVARIAN TUMOR DOMAIN-containing deubiquitinating enzyme 7-like isoform X2: MAKGKHRTINSNKIPHRKKRGRETDVSELRAELDVLGLKIILVTPDGNCFFRALADQLEGNEDKHEKYRNMVVRFIKNNREMFEPFLEDEVPFDEYCRSMAQEGNWAGHVELQAASLATHRNICIHRHRSPRWHAQNFDVREAPQIHLSYHDGEHYNSVRLKEDTCSGPARPIFIEDNTGLSAKSNKADVVCTVPEKEGGENILQEKSSNIVNATKAQQALNVGGDIVAELLTPEQESGDHMFADLVVDSPYDEHQDMNCVQQELRVEHKALEHDLSSNDVERVCSMNSPRANQKKFFKNKACLHGLKKKHKSCCRSVAGKSEDFPCRTDEHRKNWKDRKPGQKGNRICNS, from the exons ATGGCCAAAGGAAAGCATCGAACAATAAATTCTAATAAGATACCCCAT AGAAAAAAGCGCGGAAGAGAAACGGATGTATCTGAACTGCGGGCTGAGCTTGATGTTTTGGGTTTGAAAATCATTCTGGTTACCCCAGATGGTAACTGTTTCTTCag GGCATTGGCTGATCAGTTGGAGGGGAATGAGGACAAGCATGAGAAGTATCGAAATATGGTAGTTCGATTTATtaag AACAATCGTGAAATGTTTGAGCCCTTTCTTGAAGACGAAGTTCCATTTGATGAATATTGTCGGTCCATGGCCCAGGAAGGCAATTGGGCAGGACATGTGGAGTTGCAAGCAGCTTCTCTTGCCACTCATAGAAACATATGCATTCACAGA CATAGGTCACCTCGTTGGCATGCACAAAATTTTGATGTACGTGAAGCTCCACAGATTCACCT TTCTTATCATGATGGAGAGCATTATAATAGTGTGCGTTTAAAGGAGGATACTTGCTCTGGACCAGCTAGGCCAATATTTATCGAG GACAACACAGGTCTTTCAGCGAAATCTAATAAAGCAGATGTAGTTTGCACAGTTCCAGAAAAGGAAGGTGGTGAAAATATATTACAGGAGAAATCCAGTAACATTGTAAATGCTACAAAAGCACAGCAG GCTTTAAATGTGGGAGGTGACATTGTAGCCGAATTGCTTACTCCAGAACAAGAATCTGGAGATCATATGTTTGCTGATTTAGTTGTAGATAGTCCTTACG ATGAACATCAGGATATGAACTGTGTACAGCAGGAACTAAGAGTTGAACACAAGGCACTTGAACATGATTTATCTAGCAATGATGTGGAAAGAGTCTGCAGTATGAATAGCCCACGTGCTAATCAGAAG aaattttttaaaaataaggccTGTCTACATGGTTTGAAAAAGAAACACAAGTCATGTTGCAGATCTGTTGCGGGAAAATCTGAAGATTTCCCAT GCCGAACTGATGAACATAGGAAGAATTGGAAAGACAGAAAGCCGGGTCAAAAAG GAAACCGAATTTGCAACTCATAG